Below is a genomic region from Pan troglodytes isolate AG18354 chromosome X, NHGRI_mPanTro3-v2.0_pri, whole genome shotgun sequence.
tctgcaaagtcccttttgccatgtaaggtaacatattcaccaGTTACAGAGATAAGGAAATGGAGATCTGGCTGGGGGGGCGGAGGGGGCAGGGTTGTGCATTATTCAGCATACCACACCatgcctttgttttctttgattCAGTAATTTAGCAGGTAgtgaaatccttttttttttttgagacggagtctggctctgtcacccaggctggagtgtagtggcgtgatctcggctcactgcagcctctgcctcccaggttccagcgattctcctgcctcagccttccaggtagctgggattacaggcacgcaccaccacgcttagctaatttttttgtatttttagtagagacggggtttcgccatgctggccaggctggtctcaaactcctgacttcgggtgatccacccgccttggcctcccaaagtgctcggattacaggcgtgagccactgtgcccggcctgaaatcCCATTTTCAAGGCCTTAATTTCCCCATTTCCCTCAGCTTTGATATTCCCCTCCCTTCATCCCAAcctcttttgtctctctctcttcccccgaCCACTTATGTCCTAGAGGCTGAAGATGAACAACATACTACAAGTTGTCAAGAGCAAGAGCACACACTTTGCTAACTGTTGCTTCCTAAAAGTGAttctcttgaaatattttctgagaTTATTTGAGTCAAGAAAGACCTTtcgattttattttctgttggtgCTTTGTTGCTGTTTGTACTAAATTTTATCAACAGAGGTGAAAACCGTAGGAAAGTAAAAGTCCTTTGCCTTCACTGgataacagaaatacaaacttaCAGCCTGATAAGGCAAGAAATGATCTTTAATTTCGTCTCTTCTCCTAACCCAAAAtacttcaggaaaataaaaatctatttttcatgTTGAAATCTTCATGAATgaaatttcacaatttttttggtttttttgagacaagtcttgcatttttgcccagactgatctcaaactcctcacttcaagcgatcctcccacctccacctcccaaaatgctgggattacaggcatgagccactgtgcccagcccacttttCTTTAAATTGAGGAGACTTGTCCTTTCTGGACCCCTGCTCTTGGGTAGGGGTGGTGCTTGGCTGTGAAGAGGGTATTTCTTCAAGATGTCAAGGTGAAAAAAGGGTAGAAAGAATGCTTGGCCAAACTGTGCTAAAGTTAGTATGTTCTAGCCTGATAATCATCATGCTGGAAAACAATCTTCTGTATTGCTGCTTGCTATGACAACCCTGCTTCTGCTGAGGAATGTGGGGGCACGGTGTTCCTGCGATGCAGTTTCATTCCTTAGTCAGAGAATGCTACTCCCATACAGGTGCCAGGGGGCTTCCAACCATTTGGGTCATGCtcctgagtttttttgtttgtttgtttgtgttttgttttctgagacagagtttcgctcttgttgcccaggctggagtgcaatggtgcgatctcacctccctgtaacctccgcctcccgggttcaagcaattctcctgcctcagcctccggaatagctgggattataggcatgcaccaccatgcccggttaattttgtatttttagtagagacggggtttctccatgttggtcaggctggtctcaaactcctgacctcaggtgatccacttggcctccccaagtgctgggattgcaggcttgagccactgagcccagcccttaGTTTTCTTGATTATGTAGtccaagaaaggaagagaaagggggtTTCAAAAAACAGACAAGCTCACAACAAACTTACATACATCTATATCCTTCAATAAATTTCAGACATGTATATCCAGTAGCAGGAGCTTCTCAGTCCCTTTCATACTTTTTAGTATGGTACATGCCACTTCTTAAtagggtattttctttttctttctcttttttttttgtctggtcgtgtcgcccaggctggagtgtagtggcatgacctccgctcactgcaacctccgcctcctgggttccagcgattcttctgtctcagcctcccgagtagctcgaaCTACAGGtcctcaccaccatgcccagctaatttttttgtatttttagtagagatggggttaccccatgttggccaggttagtcttgaactcctgacctcaggtgatctacctgcctcggcctcccaagtgctgggattataggcgtgagccaccatgcctggcctcaaaaggatattttcttttttttcttttttttttttgagatggagtcttgctctgtcgcccaggctggagtgcagtggcgcgatctctgctcactgcaagctccacctcccgggctcacgccattctcctgcctcagcctccagagtagctgggactacaggcgcccaccaccacgcccggagaattttttgtatttttagtggagacggggtttcaccatgttagccaggatggtctcgatctcctgacctcgtgatccacctgccttggcctcccaaagtgctgggattacaggtgtgagacactgcgcccggccaggatatTTTCAATACATCTCTCTCATGCTCAAACACCTATAAAAGCTGCCTAAATTCCCCATTCTCGCATTTGAGGGCATTTAATCAACTTCTGTCACCCTCACTTTTCCTAGCTGAGGTCTCATCATTCCCCAGCCAAGAACCTGTCCATTAGCCAAGCTCATCTGCCCACGGGTTTAGCTCCGTGCCCTTGTCTGTGCCATTGCCCCCATATAAACTGCTTAAGTTCTTCTCTCTCAAGCTCCGCTTTCATCTCTGttgaaacaaaattgaaatacaCCCATTTCAGGAAGCTTGTCCTGATCCCACCAGAATGACGATTCCTCTGCTGTGCAATCTCTCAGCATCTGTGGTTTCACACACTTCTACAAGTTGAGGATCtcaaatctgaaaatctaaaatcCCAAATGCTCCAAAACCTGAAACTTTTATAATGCAaataattccaaaatctgaaagaaaaaaaaaaaaaaaggaaatctgaaaCCGTTCTGGTTCTGCTGTTGCTGTCGTAGGAAGACTTCTAAGATGCTACCCTCCCCTGAGATTCTTGGTCCttggtatatacacacactttCTCCCAGTTATTAAATGAAATACTAATCTAGGTTCTGCAGTGACAAAATTTAGCAGACGTAATAAAGGTCCCAAATTAGATGTTTTTAACATAGGGAAATTATCCATGGGGTGGGCCTGACATAATCTGATAAGCCTTTAAAGTAGACTGTGCTCTTCCTGAAAACAAGATTCAAAGAGTGAGAGGGATGTGGTGGGAGAGAAATTCTCTGTTgttgactttgaagatggagtaGGCCACTTGGCAAGGAATGCAGGCGGCCTCTAGGAGCTGAGTAGTTCCCAGGTGGCAGCTAGTAAGGAAATAGGGACCAAAGTCCTACAACTGCAATGAATGGGGCTTGGCCAACAACTTGTAATTTGTTAAGCAGTGATGAAAACGAATATACTTGCTTTTGTAGATCTTGCTTTTGTTGAtttcatatgtgtgtatgtgtgtgttagtaGACTGCAAGTTCTTAGATgagaggaaaaaaagttttttttttaaatttttgtaccCCCTTCCTACTACAGCCATAATGTGATGCTATTAGGGAGACTTGCCTTAACTGATATGTTGGAGTTAATGGGAGATAGAAATCCTTGACCATGAAAGTACCTGTTGTTAAGCAGCAGCTAGAATCACTACCATTGTCAAGTGCCTCCTGCTTCTCATGTTAGAAACAAATTCCTGCACATCTGATATCTTCTGGACATCTTCACGGGGATGTCTCACCAGTCCCATGAACTCAGTAAGTCCCACCCAAAATTTCCTTTTCCAAACTTGTCCCTCTCTCTCTATTCTGTAATTCTGTTAATGGCACCTTCAAATCCCCAGTTATCTCGGGGCTTAGAGTTTCAGCCACTGTtgactccttcctctctcttgccCCATATTCAGCCTGTTGCCAAGTCCTCCCCATTCATTCATATCCTCGCCTTTATTGTCACTGCCTGCTTCAGTATCTCGCACCTAGATACTGCAAGAGTCTCCTGCCTGCTCTCTTGAGACCAATCTCTGATAAGCACAGCTCTAATGATGTCACTTCCCTGCTCAATGGACTTCCAAGGAATCCATTAGCTTGGCATTCAAAACTCTTGATGACTTAACCCAAATCTACCTTTCTcctattttcaataatttttaaatgtgtattatgCCTATCTTCTAAGTTATTTTGGGTTgacctttaaaaattatcctttaaaactGTTATTGCTTTTGCAGGTCAACGGACTGTGACTCTTCCTGCAACCTGCAGCTTTTCCACGTTCCTTTTACTTCAGACCCACTGTCCTTGCAACTCCCTGCAGTCGGATAGTCTCATATCTTGGACTCTTCTGAACATAAATAGCCGCTTGGCTTGTTGAACTACCAAGGGGAAATGTGGTTCCAGAGCCAAATTGTGAGtgcccaaaacaaaacaaaacaaaaccctactCTGCCTGCCTTAAGCTCCCATTCCCTCCCACAGGACATACAACACTATTTCATTCTGCCCTGGGGTGATCATTGGCCTAAACGTTGAGCGCCCAATCCTGCATTCAATCCCACAGCCCCGCCCCGCGCCCCCGTCATAGTCAAGGCCgatttattcttttgattttccgTGATTTTAACCAAtcactcctctccccacccctccgACCCCAGTCTCCGGTGTCCGCAGGGGTTGTGCACCCTAGAGTTGCCGCTTTTTGAGAACCGGTTTTACCTCCGCCCACTCCTTCGTCCTCTAGTTTGGGACTTCCAaacttctcccctctcctccccaggcATAGTGCGCGCTTTCATGAATGATCtggtcacaaaacaaacaaaaacgaataaaaaaagagaaaaagaaaaaaagccgaAAACTTCCCAGGGTTTGCCTTAGAATTAGCAGGTGGGGATGGACCCCGTTCCACCACGAGCTCCTCCAGTGCCCGGGGCTTCGGCGTACCCTACGCCTCTGCGCTCGCGGCCCCGCCCCGAGCCTCCCGTGGGGCTTTAATGACATAAGCAACTTTCCTCGCGCACCCCCCGCCCCGTCTTGGTACGGCCTGTCCGGCGCTCGACGTTCCACCCCCCTCTCTCTGCTCTCAGGTTGGTTCAGCCCCCGTTTACACTGGGGTGGTGCTTAGCCGGCGCCAGACCGACCCTCGACTTCGGAGAGGCAGCGCGGTTCCTCTGGGTGCTTCCGCCTCCCCTTCTCCTGCTTCTCCAGCCTCTTCGGCCTCCTCGCCCGCCGCGGGAACCCGAGACCCCAGTGTATGCCCCACCCCTGACCCCGCTCGCGACATGTCCACCCCAGCTCGGCGGCGCCTCATGCGGGACTTCAAGAGGTAAACCGAGGGGACGGCCGAGGCCGGGGGTTGCGAGCTGGGGCACAGGGCGGGTCCCGAGGCGCGCCGGGCGGGGAGGGCTGGGGAGCGGCCGGGAGCGGGCGCCAGTGCCGGCCTAGGGGGACCCCTGTCTGTCTTCCCGAAGGTTGCAGGAGGATCCTCCAGCCGGAGTCAGCGGGGCTCCGTCCGAGAACAACATAATGGTGTGGAACGCGGTCATTTTCGGGTGAGTCTGCGTTCGTGGCGGTGGCGAGAAAACTGGGGACGCGAGCAGCTTCGGTCTGCGCTCCGGGGCGGGCCCCCCGCGGAGGCCGAGGGGGTAGGGGAAAATGTTTGGGTCTGGCTGGGCCTAGGCGCCTCCCCGGAGCCTGTGCCTCGATTAGCTCAGTTCCCGCTGCCAGGGGGAACCGCTTGGGGTTCtaggggggcggggcggggagtGGTGGCGGTTAGGCGCGGCGGCTTGCCCTGTGTCTCTGAGCCCGGGACATCCATTTGTAGTGGCTTCCGACCCCGGCAGCGGTGCTGGAGATGGCAGAGCTCGGGATAGCCATCTCAGATGAAGCAGGGAGAAGGGGGCCCCTTAAGTGGGAACTGACCATTTTTCTCTGTGTTGCAGGCCTGAAGGGACCCCGTTTGAGGATGGTAAGAGAGAGTTTCTTTACCCACTTTTCAGGAGCCTGGTCATCTGGGGAAAGGGTTCCCAGTCATCCTGGAAGTGTCTCCTGCTTAGGAACCTGCCTCTGCCTAGCCTCTGTCTGCTAAAGGCTTGAGTGGAATGCAGTGTGTGGCTGGTGGTTCTGGATATTGTATGCTTGACTAGAACTGCACCTTTCTTcttgctttcttaaaaaaaaatctgggtaaGGCAGTCACTTTTTAAAAGGAGCAATCATAGCACTGGTATTAAGGATTTTGAGGCTTGGGCTGTGATTCTGCTAAATTCAGCCCTCCATCACTGAATTAGTATAAACCCAACCAGTTGCTGATAGTCAGCAGAGACCCCAGAGACCATCTGGTTCAGAATTCTACCCCAAGGGCAGGAATTGTGTTCAGCAGGTGCTTGGTAGATGTGTGTTGGATGTTGAGTGGATGCGAGAATCCCTTGCATACAACTGTCTGGTTTCTACAATCTGACATTGAATGCCTGTTAGCCTCACTGCTCTAAGATGGTCTTAAATACCTCATTTGAGTACagtattctttcttatttttaagtgaatttgCAGTGTGTGCTTTCATCAAGACGTTATGATGAGTAATTTCAAAGCAGCTTCACAATTGAAGTTAGCCTTAATGTACCCTTTTGATCAGTGTCCTGCCTACCTGAAAGTACTACATGTACCAGTAGgtacataatttttaattgatttaggtttaacttttaaaaacacgtgtaaattgctttttaaaaactttctgattttagataattatagattcatatGCAGTTGCAAGAAATAATAGAGACACCCTTTATACCCTTAACCCAGTCCTCTACCCAAACCCTCCCGTTTGGTAACATCTTGAATGACTAGACCCTATTACAACCAGAAAAATGACACTGATAGTTCTACACTCagttgtgtgcgtgtgtggttgTTTTTTGAAAGTTTAATACATTTAAAGGATGATTAAAGTATTTGAACTCATGAAATTCTTTAATatttgaggtttttaaaaaaaggaaaaggatctttctgttatttttttcctcaatgaTTTCCTTCGGTCACATagcatttatacacacacacacacacacacacttcagttTGAAGGTGGGAACAAAAACATTTCTGCAAACTACTTAATACATACTTATGATGCTGAGCCGGATTGCTTTTTGATGCTACCAGTCCACAAAATGTTGTGAGGTAAGTCAATTTCAACTAAGTCTGTAATTCATCTCAAGTACTTAGATTTCCCCAGGAAACTGTGGACAGTCACCTGAATATTTTTAGCTTCCTCTTTACCTTTACCCCCTGGGTAAATATCATTACTCTTCAGGGctgcaaagaaaagaaatgacagcAGGAAACGGTGATTGTAAGGGCATACTACTTTGGCGCGGTTAATCATTTGAACTGATTTGTAGCAAAAAACTCTAGCTAGACTTAATTTTCTTCTACCAGATTGgcactagtttttttgtttgtttgttttttgtttttgtttttttgagacggagttgcgccctgtcacccaggctggagtgcgatggtgtgatctcggctcactgcaacctccgcctcccaggttcaagcgattctcctgcctcagcctcctgcgtagctgggattacaggtgtgcgacaccgcgcccggctaattttttgtatctttagtagagacggggtttcaccatgttggccaggctggtctcaaactcctgaccttgggatccacccgccttggcctcccaaagtgctgggactacaggcttgagccaccgcacccggccagcactTGTTCTTTATACCTGAGCTTTAAATGTACAGATTAACTGTGTATTTGCTTTAGCTCTAGTAGGCTTTGTTTTCATTGGCTTCTTTTTTCCTCGTTTTACTCTGTTTTATGCTGGGCACAGCTTTATTAATAGTACATCACTTTGCTGGGGATTGGCTACCTAAATATTTCAAGGGTGCTTCTCTTAAGTGGTATGAATTGAAAAGGTACTTATGGAGTCCATTATCTACCAGGACTGTCACCTTTGACATTACTGGTTCTATTTTTGATGATGTGTATCTCCATCCTAGCATTACTGAAAGGAATTACTCAGGCTGATTTGTTCTGTTGAACAGTCTGCTACCGATGGATGCTTCCCCAGGTGTCTGGAACACTGTGGCCTGTGgttcccccacaaaaaaaattttagctttttttttttttttttgaaatggagttttgctcttgtcgcccaggctggagtgcagtggcaggagctcagctcactgcagcctctgcctcccaggttcaagcaattcttctgcctcagcctcccaagtagctgggattgcaggcacctaccaccatgcccagctaatttttgtattttttagtaaagagggggtttcactatgttgggcaggctggtctcgaactcctgacctgaggtgatccgcccacctcggcctcccaaagtgctatgattacaggcatgagcagccgtgcccagccttaaccattttttgaataccctttatttatagTTGGGAAATTTACAGTTAGAGAAAAGACTGATTAGG
It encodes:
- the UBE2A gene encoding ubiquitin-conjugating enzyme E2 A isoform X1: MWFQSQIVGSAPVYTGVVLSRRQTDPRLRRGSAVPLGASASPSPASPASSASSPAAGTRDPSVCPTPDPARDMSTPARRRLMRDFKRLQEDPPAGVSGAPSENNIMVWNAVIFGPEGTPFEDGTFKLTIEFTEEYPNKPPTVRFVSKMFHPNVYADGSICLDILQNRWSPTYDVSSILTSIQSLLDEPNPNSPANSQAAQLYQENKREYEKRVSAIVEQSWRDC